In the genome of Paenibacillus pabuli, one region contains:
- a CDS encoding M15 family metallopeptidase: MNTSKRKVKQRRKSSLRFWIVATFLLSIIYVWLQQKGDSYDIWPRTNVQEALPITGLHPVVAESEKLLVRKTARRGIEIVITHGFRSIEEQDALYNQGRSIAGNIVTNAKGGESYHNYGLAIDFALRTPEGDVVWDMERDDNGNGKADWLEVVELAKELGFTWGGDWANFPDYPHLQMDFGLSINDLKRGKRPSDTQ, from the coding sequence ATGAACACATCCAAACGTAAAGTTAAACAGAGACGCAAGAGTAGTCTGCGATTTTGGATCGTAGCTACATTTTTGCTTTCCATTATATATGTGTGGTTACAGCAAAAAGGAGATTCCTATGATATATGGCCACGAACCAACGTACAAGAAGCACTGCCGATCACTGGACTCCATCCGGTAGTCGCGGAAAGCGAGAAGTTGTTGGTTCGAAAGACAGCCAGGAGAGGGATCGAAATCGTGATTACACATGGTTTTCGCAGCATTGAGGAACAAGATGCGCTCTATAATCAAGGACGCTCTATTGCCGGAAATATTGTAACCAACGCCAAAGGGGGAGAGTCCTATCACAACTATGGTTTGGCTATTGATTTTGCGTTGCGGACTCCTGAAGGAGATGTAGTATGGGATATGGAACGTGATGATAACGGCAATGGAAAGGCAGATTGGCTGGAAGTTGTAGAGCTTGCCAAAGAACTAGGGTTCACATGGGGAGGAGATTGGGCTAACTTTCCGGATTATCCTCACTTGCAGATGGACTTTGGATTAAGCATCAATGATTTGAAGCGTGGGAAAAGACCTTCGGACACACAGTAA
- the rpsR gene encoding 30S ribosomal protein S18, which produces MSFKQREGGDNDKRPARRGGRNKRRKVCFFTANKITHIDYKDTDLLRKFISERGKILPRRVTGTSAKYQRMLTIAIKRSRQIALLPYTTE; this is translated from the coding sequence ATGAGCTTCAAGCAAAGAGAAGGCGGAGACAACGATAAAAGACCGGCTCGCCGTGGCGGCCGTAACAAACGTCGTAAAGTGTGCTTCTTCACAGCTAACAAAATTACTCACATCGATTATAAAGATACGGACTTGCTTCGTAAATTTATCAGCGAGCGCGGAAAAATTTTGCCACGCCGTGTAACAGGTACTAGCGCTAAATATCAACGCATGCTGACGATTGCCATCAAACGCTCCCGTCAAATCGCATTGCTGCCATACACAACTGAGTAG
- the ssb gene encoding single-stranded DNA-binding protein encodes MLNRVILIGRLTRDPELRYTPAGVAVTQFTLAVDRPFTSQGGEREADFIPVVTWRQLAETCANYLRKGRLAAVEGRIQVRNYENNEGKRVYVTEVIADNVRFLESANRDNNGGGGGQPMREEPSYGGGGRANNNNNSRSNNQDPFSDDGKPIDISDDDLPF; translated from the coding sequence TTGTTGAACCGTGTCATTCTGATCGGCCGGTTAACCCGGGATCCTGAGTTGCGCTATACTCCAGCTGGAGTAGCAGTAACGCAATTTACTTTGGCAGTGGACAGACCGTTTACAAGCCAAGGGGGAGAACGGGAAGCGGATTTCATTCCGGTCGTAACCTGGAGACAGCTTGCTGAGACTTGTGCAAACTATTTGCGCAAAGGACGCCTAGCTGCAGTCGAAGGACGCATTCAAGTACGGAATTACGAGAATAACGAAGGAAAACGTGTATACGTGACCGAAGTCATTGCCGATAACGTCCGTTTCTTGGAGTCAGCTAACCGTGATAATAACGGTGGCGGCGGTGGGCAACCAATGCGTGAAGAGCCTTCTTACGGAGGCGGCGGGCGCGCGAACAATAACAACAATTCGCGTAGCAACAATCAGGATCCTTTTTCCGATGACGGAAAACCGATTGATATATCGGATGATGATTTGCCATTTTAA
- the rpsF gene encoding 30S ribosomal protein S6 produces the protein MRKYEVMYIIRPDVEQEVVQATVDKFQGIISNGGGEVTAHDVMGKRRLAYEIKKFRDGVYVLVHFTAEPAVVTELERLMKISDEVIRYLITNDVKSA, from the coding sequence ATGCGCAAATATGAAGTGATGTACATTATTCGTCCTGATGTTGAGCAAGAAGTTGTTCAAGCTACAGTCGATAAATTCCAAGGCATCATCTCCAACGGCGGTGGTGAAGTTACAGCTCACGACGTTATGGGTAAACGCCGTCTTGCGTATGAGATCAAGAAATTCCGTGATGGTGTTTATGTATTGGTACACTTCACTGCTGAACCAGCAGTAGTTACTGAACTTGAGCGTCTCATGAAGATTTCTGACGAAGTAATTCGTTATCTCATTACAAACGACGTTAAGTCTGCTTAA
- a CDS encoding YjzC family protein, which yields MGEKTEFEPGDKAPNDGEYTEVGEKSFHTEINNPKRVTLQKGEAFPETSNQNRKWKKLTKARVH from the coding sequence ATGGGTGAAAAAACCGAGTTTGAACCAGGAGACAAAGCTCCAAACGATGGTGAGTACACCGAGGTTGGTGAGAAGAGCTTTCATACGGAGATTAACAATCCGAAACGGGTAACCCTCCAAAAGGGCGAAGCTTTCCCTGAAACAAGCAATCAGAATCGCAAGTGGAAGAAGCTAACCAAAGCCCGTGTCCACTAA
- a CDS encoding DUF951 domain-containing protein yields MERKSFQLGDIVQMKKQHPCGSNEMEIIRMGMDIRIKCVGCKHSVLIPRAKFEKNMKKVLRSAEDSVES; encoded by the coding sequence GTGGAGCGTAAAAGTTTCCAGCTTGGGGACATTGTGCAGATGAAGAAGCAGCATCCATGTGGCAGCAATGAGATGGAGATTATCCGGATGGGCATGGATATTCGCATTAAGTGTGTAGGGTGTAAACACAGTGTATTAATTCCCAGAGCGAAATTCGAGAAAAACATGAAGAAGGTACTTCGTTCGGCAGAGGATTCAGTTGAATCCTAA
- a CDS encoding mechanosensitive ion channel family protein: MLPFEFASGEEGPAEAIKSAISWTDKLWNKVADADMWFNILFSSIRIVIIFIITRIVIKIVSRIIDRTMARKQEGKIRVNPRRFITVGELMKNATSITCNFIMILLLLSEINVKVGPLLASAGVLGLAIGFGAQGLVKDVITGFFIILEDQFAVGDVIQTGTYKGTVEVIGLRTTKLVSWQGEVHIIPNGTIASVTNFSMSNSLAVVDIPMKGEQTLDESVHLVKRALVGIEDRDLNIIKVPDVLGIQSMSTSEYVVRIVAECLPNSRASVERQIQSDVKKTLEYHERSNQAALEQAAAQEKDEGDGIGGA; the protein is encoded by the coding sequence ATGTTGCCATTTGAGTTTGCTTCAGGAGAAGAGGGACCAGCGGAGGCCATAAAAAGTGCAATAAGCTGGACAGATAAATTATGGAATAAAGTCGCGGATGCGGACATGTGGTTTAATATTCTGTTCAGCTCAATCCGAATCGTTATTATTTTCATTATTACGCGTATAGTGATCAAGATTGTATCACGTATTATAGACCGCACGATGGCACGTAAGCAGGAAGGCAAGATTCGCGTCAATCCTCGTCGCTTTATCACGGTGGGAGAGCTGATGAAAAATGCGACCTCCATAACATGTAATTTCATTATGATTCTGTTACTGTTATCTGAGATCAATGTGAAAGTCGGGCCATTGTTAGCGAGTGCGGGAGTACTTGGGCTGGCTATCGGTTTTGGGGCTCAAGGATTGGTCAAGGATGTTATTACCGGTTTCTTCATTATATTGGAGGATCAATTCGCAGTAGGCGATGTGATTCAAACAGGTACCTATAAAGGAACGGTTGAGGTCATTGGCCTGAGAACGACCAAGCTGGTTAGCTGGCAGGGTGAGGTGCACATCATTCCAAATGGTACGATTGCAAGTGTAACCAATTTTTCGATGTCCAATTCCCTTGCGGTCGTGGATATTCCGATGAAGGGTGAACAAACCCTGGATGAGTCTGTGCACTTGGTGAAACGGGCGTTGGTTGGAATTGAGGATCGCGATCTGAATATCATTAAAGTACCTGACGTGCTTGGTATCCAGTCGATGTCTACCTCGGAATACGTGGTCCGCATTGTGGCTGAGTGCCTGCCGAACTCCAGAGCCTCTGTAGAGCGGCAAATTCAGAGTGATGTGAAGAAAACACTGGAGTACCACGAGAGGAGCAACCAGGCAGCATTAGAGCAAGCAGCAGCTCAGGAGAAGGATGAGGGGGATGGCATAGGTGGAGCGTAA
- a CDS encoding DUF3343 domain-containing protein — protein MDEWLDDWMLIAFDSTQQALRAEMLLEFAEIEIDLFPTPKEITAGCALCIQFPKEDLERVKQIIRNEFVEIRGLYFKTADSYDNIPM, from the coding sequence ATGGACGAGTGGCTAGATGATTGGATGCTGATTGCTTTTGATTCCACCCAGCAGGCGCTTAGGGCAGAAATGCTGCTGGAGTTTGCAGAGATTGAAATCGACTTATTTCCCACCCCGAAAGAGATCACAGCGGGCTGTGCTCTTTGTATTCAGTTTCCCAAAGAAGATCTAGAGAGAGTGAAGCAGATCATTCGTAACGAATTTGTGGAGATCCGTGGCCTCTATTTCAAAACCGCTGACAGCTATGATAACATACCAATGTAG
- the yyaC gene encoding spore protease YyaC, with amino-acid sequence MNPISHSFSSQDMASLKIPHTDPGIHSAIIHRLMFHLYKAHSLQNVVVVCIGTDRSTGDCLGPLVGSSLAKWDSPLFHLYGTLDEPVHAMNLQDTLHKIHATHHNPYVIGIDACLGQSSSVGCIQVVNGPLKPGAGVNKELPPVGDIHLTGIVNVGGFMEYFVLQNTRLSLVMRMSEIISSSLYSAIREWHTRSTLLAVPE; translated from the coding sequence ATGAATCCCATTTCGCATTCCTTCTCATCTCAAGACATGGCCAGCCTGAAAATCCCACATACAGATCCAGGCATTCACTCAGCCATCATTCATCGTTTAATGTTTCATCTCTATAAAGCCCACTCTTTGCAAAATGTAGTTGTCGTCTGTATCGGTACAGATCGCTCTACCGGGGACTGCCTTGGCCCGCTCGTCGGCTCATCGCTTGCCAAGTGGGACAGCCCTCTATTCCATCTCTATGGCACATTGGACGAACCTGTACACGCAATGAACCTGCAGGACACCCTTCACAAAATACACGCCACACATCACAACCCTTATGTGATCGGCATTGACGCCTGTCTGGGACAGTCTTCAAGTGTTGGATGTATCCAGGTCGTGAATGGACCACTCAAGCCAGGAGCGGGTGTAAATAAAGAATTACCGCCGGTCGGCGATATCCATCTTACAGGTATCGTTAACGTCGGCGGCTTTATGGAATACTTTGTTTTACAGAACACACGTCTCAGTCTCGTCATGCGCATGTCCGAGATAATATCCAGCAGTCTCTACTCCGCCATTCGCGAATGGCATACCCGTTCTACTCTGCTTGCTGTGCCAGAGTAA
- a CDS encoding DUF4446 family protein, with protein MAELNELILEQLIWIIGGMALLLVILLIISIAQGAKLRKFKRKYEAMMAGSGVEDLESLLINLKIQMDSIEDEHTLQTNQLQVVMQKLTRIQGKVGVKRYNAYGENGSDLSFSMAMVNDSQDGMVLTGIYNRDGSYVYAKPLKGGESTYTLSPEEKEAITLAQQAE; from the coding sequence ATGGCTGAATTAAATGAGCTGATTCTGGAACAGCTGATATGGATTATTGGCGGCATGGCATTACTTTTGGTGATTTTACTTATCATAAGTATTGCTCAAGGCGCAAAGCTACGGAAGTTTAAACGGAAGTATGAGGCCATGATGGCTGGCAGTGGAGTGGAAGATCTGGAGTCGCTGTTAATCAATCTGAAAATTCAGATGGACAGCATTGAGGATGAGCATACACTGCAAACGAATCAGTTACAGGTTGTGATGCAGAAGCTGACCCGTATTCAGGGTAAAGTGGGTGTGAAAAGGTATAACGCCTACGGAGAAAATGGGAGTGACCTGAGCTTCTCAATGGCGATGGTTAACGATAGCCAGGATGGTATGGTGCTTACCGGCATTTATAATCGTGATGGTTCCTATGTATACGCCAAACCTCTTAAAGGGGGAGAGTCCACATATACACTTTCCCCTGAGGAAAAAGAAGCCATTACTCTGGCACAGCAAGCAGAGTAG
- a CDS encoding aminotransferase class V-fold PLP-dependent enzyme, giving the protein MKEVIYLDHAATSWPKPPAVGEVMMKALDVAGANPGRGSHRMAVQASRVLFGARKALSTLLGVRNANDIAFGSNTTEALNLAIQGWLREGDHVIATMAEHNSVRRPLEYMRRSRNVEVDYVPVNAAGQIDLAQFARLFRSNTRLVVCTHSSNLLGSILPIGEIALMCQKHQATLLVDAAQSAGIIPVDVKQFGIGMLAFPGHKGLLGPQGTGGLYIAPELDVQPLLHGGTGSQSEAIEQPLVRPDRYEAGTPNTVGIAGLAAGVQHVLELTPEFIYKQEWNLTQHMMDGLSSVKGIRMLGPEIGQPRTGLLSFTVEGYDSAQLAFQLDRNYGIAVRAGFHCTPLAHESAGTTASGAVRASVGYNTSREDVDALIEAVIELTASKLV; this is encoded by the coding sequence GTGAAGGAAGTTATCTATCTGGATCATGCAGCGACATCTTGGCCCAAGCCACCTGCTGTCGGGGAAGTTATGATGAAAGCTCTGGATGTTGCAGGGGCCAACCCAGGCAGAGGCAGTCATCGAATGGCTGTACAGGCGAGCCGAGTTTTATTTGGTGCCAGAAAAGCGTTATCCACTCTATTAGGTGTACGTAATGCCAATGATATCGCTTTCGGTTCTAATACCACAGAAGCTTTGAATCTAGCGATTCAAGGGTGGTTAAGAGAAGGCGATCATGTCATTGCTACAATGGCTGAACATAATTCAGTAAGACGGCCCCTGGAGTACATGCGCAGATCTCGTAATGTAGAGGTTGATTATGTTCCTGTTAACGCTGCCGGACAGATCGATCTGGCCCAATTCGCACGGTTGTTTCGATCCAATACCAGATTAGTTGTCTGCACGCATAGTTCGAACCTGCTGGGGAGTATTCTGCCCATTGGTGAAATTGCGCTGATGTGTCAAAAACATCAGGCGACTTTGCTTGTTGACGCTGCCCAAAGTGCTGGGATTATACCTGTGGATGTGAAGCAGTTTGGCATCGGTATGCTTGCCTTTCCAGGGCATAAAGGACTGCTGGGGCCGCAGGGAACGGGTGGGCTGTACATCGCTCCTGAGCTGGATGTACAACCTTTGCTTCACGGAGGAACAGGAAGCCAATCCGAGGCGATTGAGCAGCCGCTTGTTCGTCCCGATCGCTATGAGGCAGGTACGCCGAATACCGTGGGTATAGCAGGTCTGGCAGCTGGAGTGCAGCATGTGCTTGAGCTTACACCTGAGTTCATATATAAACAGGAGTGGAATTTGACTCAGCATATGATGGATGGGTTATCATCAGTAAAGGGAATTCGAATGCTTGGTCCTGAGATTGGACAACCGCGTACTGGATTGTTATCCTTTACTGTTGAGGGATATGATTCGGCTCAGCTCGCTTTTCAATTAGACCGGAATTATGGCATTGCTGTGCGTGCAGGTTTTCATTGCACACCTCTTGCCCATGAGTCGGCAGGTACAACGGCAAGTGGGGCTGTCAGAGCGAGCGTAGGATACAATACATCAAGGGAAGATGTCGACGCGCTGATCGAAGCAGTTATCGAATTAACAGCATCAAAATTGGTATGA
- a CDS encoding ParB/RepB/Spo0J family partition protein — translation MSKRLGKGLDALIPSLSINDDDKVVEIPISQLRANPYQPRKVFDEDAIHELAESIRQHGVIQPIIVRPVLRGYEIIAGERRFRASQYCGNATVPAVVRTFSDQQVMEIALIENLQRENLNAMEVAVAYQGLMDQFGLTQEELSVKVGKSRSHIANFLRLLSLPEEVKDHVSRGTLSMGHARAIVGVKDESLVKQLAKQTIDQQWSVRELEEAVQQLDRSKIGEAKAKSKLKKKDPFIDTLEESLRERFKTTVKIKHNKDKGKIELNYYSKQDLERLLELLQ, via the coding sequence ATGAGTAAGCGGCTTGGAAAAGGCCTTGATGCCCTCATTCCTTCGCTTTCAATTAATGACGATGATAAAGTCGTAGAAATCCCGATTAGTCAACTGCGGGCAAACCCTTACCAACCTCGTAAAGTGTTTGATGAGGATGCGATACACGAACTAGCTGAATCGATCCGTCAACATGGTGTCATACAACCTATTATTGTACGTCCTGTTTTGAGAGGTTATGAGATTATTGCCGGTGAACGGCGTTTCAGAGCTTCTCAATATTGTGGTAATGCTACTGTGCCAGCCGTAGTTCGTACTTTCAGTGATCAGCAGGTTATGGAGATTGCTTTAATCGAGAACCTGCAGCGGGAGAATCTGAATGCGATGGAGGTTGCAGTTGCTTATCAGGGACTGATGGACCAATTCGGATTAACTCAAGAAGAGCTCTCCGTAAAAGTGGGCAAATCACGTTCTCACATCGCTAACTTCCTGCGTTTGTTATCATTGCCGGAAGAAGTGAAGGATCATGTTTCACGTGGAACATTGTCAATGGGACACGCACGTGCAATCGTCGGTGTTAAAGATGAGAGCCTGGTAAAGCAGCTTGCAAAACAAACCATTGACCAGCAATGGAGTGTACGTGAACTGGAAGAGGCTGTTCAGCAATTGGATCGTTCCAAAATAGGTGAAGCGAAAGCCAAATCCAAGTTGAAGAAAAAGGATCCATTTATTGATACATTGGAAGAATCCTTACGTGAACGGTTCAAAACTACGGTGAAAATTAAGCATAACAAAGATAAAGGGAAAATTGAGCTCAACTACTACAGCAAACAAGATCTGGAGCGACTGTTGGAACTGTTGCAATAA
- a CDS encoding ParA family protein, whose translation MSKIMAVANQKGGVGKTTTSVNLGAGLASLGKRVLLVDIDPQGNTTSGVGINKADVANCIYDVIINEVPPQEAIVETQIEGLHIIPATIQLAGAEIELVSTISREVRLKKSLAMVKKNYDYILIDCPPSLGMLTINSLTASDSVIIPIQCEYYALEGLSQLLNTVRLVQKHLNTSLQIEGVLLTMFDARTNLGIQVIEEVKKYFQQKVYQTIIPRNVRLSEAPSHGQSIITYDPRSRGAEVYLELAKEVISYE comes from the coding sequence TTGTCTAAGATTATGGCCGTAGCAAATCAAAAGGGCGGTGTGGGGAAAACGACGACATCTGTTAACTTGGGTGCAGGGCTGGCTTCACTCGGGAAAAGGGTCCTGCTTGTCGATATTGACCCCCAAGGGAATACAACCAGTGGAGTCGGGATCAACAAAGCAGATGTGGCCAATTGTATATATGATGTCATCATTAATGAAGTTCCCCCTCAGGAAGCGATTGTGGAGACTCAGATTGAAGGCCTTCATATCATACCTGCAACGATTCAGCTTGCCGGAGCCGAGATTGAACTGGTATCCACGATATCACGGGAAGTTCGCCTGAAAAAATCACTCGCCATGGTGAAAAAAAACTATGATTACATACTGATCGATTGCCCACCCTCCCTTGGCATGTTGACGATCAATTCGTTGACAGCTTCCGATTCGGTGATCATCCCGATTCAGTGTGAGTATTATGCGCTCGAAGGGTTGAGCCAATTGCTCAACACCGTTCGTTTGGTGCAGAAGCATCTGAATACATCCCTGCAGATTGAAGGGGTATTGCTGACGATGTTTGACGCACGGACGAATCTGGGCATTCAAGTGATTGAAGAAGTGAAGAAGTATTTTCAACAAAAGGTGTATCAGACCATCATTCCGCGCAATGTGCGGCTTAGTGAGGCACCCTCTCATGGTCAGTCTATCATTACGTATGATCCTCGATCCCGAGGGGCTGAAGTTTATTTAGAGCTCGCAAAGGAAGTGATTTCTTATGAGTAA
- the noc gene encoding nucleoid occlusion protein has product MKEQFSKLFGLAERNNGDEIKQIPVNEIVSSPYQPRTIFDDDKIDELLQTIKTHGVIQPIVVRVRNGSYEIIAGERRWRAVRKLGLDHIPAIVREFNDSQAASIALIENLQREGLTSIEEAVAYQKLIDLHQLTQESLAQRLGKSQSTIANKIRLLQLPEGIKIALMERKISERHARALLSLDTEELQMKLLGEIIDKELNVKQTEARVAFYKEASKIKKSKRISFTKDVRLALNTIRQSIDMVSGSGMDIKTKEADHEDHYEIVIHIPKRK; this is encoded by the coding sequence ATGAAAGAACAATTTTCGAAGTTGTTTGGTTTGGCGGAGCGCAATAACGGAGATGAGATTAAACAAATTCCGGTCAATGAAATTGTGAGCAGCCCATATCAACCCCGTACTATTTTTGATGATGATAAAATTGATGAGTTGTTGCAGACGATCAAGACGCATGGAGTAATACAACCGATTGTCGTCCGCGTACGAAATGGATCATATGAGATTATCGCCGGGGAGCGTCGCTGGCGTGCGGTTCGAAAACTTGGCTTGGATCATATTCCGGCCATTGTACGTGAATTCAACGACTCTCAGGCGGCGTCCATTGCATTGATCGAGAACCTGCAGCGTGAGGGACTCACTTCGATTGAAGAGGCTGTTGCTTATCAGAAATTGATTGACCTGCACCAACTTACACAGGAAAGTCTTGCGCAGCGATTAGGCAAAAGCCAATCGACGATCGCCAATAAAATCCGGTTGTTACAGCTGCCGGAAGGAATTAAGATAGCGCTGATGGAACGTAAGATTTCGGAGCGTCATGCCAGAGCGCTGCTTTCATTGGATACGGAAGAGTTGCAGATGAAATTGCTCGGCGAGATTATTGATAAAGAGTTGAATGTAAAACAAACCGAAGCAAGGGTTGCCTTTTATAAGGAAGCTTCCAAAATCAAAAAGTCCAAACGCATCTCATTTACCAAAGATGTCAGACTCGCGCTTAATACAATTCGTCAATCCATTGATATGGTATCTGGTTCTGGTATGGATATCAAAACAAAAGAAGCAGATCATGAAGATCATTATGAGATCGTCATTCATATTCCTAAACGCAAATAG